In Antricoccus suffuscus, the genomic stretch CCCTGGACCTCATTTCCGGCACCAGCCGTCAAGCCCTCGCCGAGTTACGCCGGACCCTCACCGTGCTCAGCGAAGCACGCAGTGAGAGTGGGCCGGACAACACGCAGAGCGCCGAACTCAGCCCGCAGCCGGGCATCGCGGATCTCGACGCGCTGTGCGAGCGAGTGCGCGCCGCCGGTCCTCAGGTCGTCTACCGCACGATCGGGAAGCCTGACGCGTTGGATCCCGGTGTGCAGCTGGCGGCGTACCGGATCGTGCAGGAATCACTCACCAACACGCTCAAGCACGCAGGCTCCGATACCCGGGCACACCTCACCGTCAGCGCCAACGGCGCCCAGCTCACCGTCCGTATCGAGGACATCGGTCCACCCGACGGCGCCGCGCATCACGTGTCGGTCGGCCCGAACAAGCACGGTCACGGTATCGCGGGGATGCGGGAACGGACCGCGCTGTACGGCGGGACGATCACCGCCGGCCCGTGCCCGGGCGGCGGGTGGAGTGTCGATGCCGTCCTCCCCCTCGTGCCCGTCTCCGCCTCGCAAGTGCCGCACGTGGACCACGCGTCATGACCAGCGTGCTCATCGTCGACGACCAGCCGCTGCAACGACTGGGGTTCCGGATGCTGTTGGAAAGCACCCCGGACACTCAGGTGGTCGGCGAGGCCGCGCACGGCACAGAGGCGGTACGCCGGACCGCCGAGCTGCGCCCCGACGTGGTGCTCATGGATGTGCGGATGCCCGGTATGGACGGGATCGAGGCCACCCGGCGCATCGTCGCCGCCGGCGGCCGCTCGCGTGTCCTGGTGCTTACGACCTTCGACCTGGACGAGTACGCCCACGCCGCGCTACGCGCCGGGGCCAGCGGATTCCTACTCAAGGACGCCCACCCGGAGGAACTACTGGCCGGGATCCGAGCCGTTGCCTGCGGGGACGCGGTCATCGCCCCGCGCCTGACCCGGCGCCTGCTCGACGCCTACGCCGACCGGCTGCCCGGCGCCGCCGACGATCAACCGGCTGAAAACGACCCTCGCGTGCGCTCGCTCACCGAGCGAGAGCGCGAGATCCTGGTCGCGATCGGCCGCGGCTGGAGCAACAGCGAGATCGCCGAGCACCTGGTGCTGTCGCAGTCGACGGTGAAGACGCACGTCGGAAGGGTCCTGGCCAAGATCGGCGCCAGAGACCGGATCCAGGCCGTGATCCTCACCTACGACCTGGGACTGGTCCGGCCCGCTAAGTAACGGGCTTCTTGCGTAACGTCATACGTGACGCCCGGAGCGACCCGTCGCGGATTTCCAGAGAGCGGTATCCATCGAGAAAATGCCCGACGATGCCGTCCAGCAGTGCCCGTAGATCGGTGTCGGTGTTGTCGAGCCACCAGCCAATCGCTCCGGTCAGCTGCACGATCACGACGTACGCGAGGAGCTGTGGAGGTAGGTCCGAACTCAGCTCGGCACGCTGCTGCGCTGCCCGTACGACGTCGTAGACCGCCTCCAGGGTGTAGGCGAAGACTCGGCGGGTGGGTCGTGGAACGGAGGACGACTCCCGTCCGAGGGCCCGCAGCCCGCTGCTGGACTCGGCCCAGATCTCGTGCAGCGTGTTGGCGACGACCCGCACCAGCTCGGCAAATGACGGCTCGGTGAGCTCTTCTATCTGTTGGAGGATCCGCGCCGCAGCACGCTGATCGAGCTCGCGGATCAGCCCGCTCTTGGTTTCGAAATACCGGAAGAAGGTTGCCCGTCCAACCTGGGCTTCGGCGCAGATCTCCTCCACGGCGGTGTCGTCGTACCCGCGCTCGTCGAACAGCCGAATGGCGGCGTCGAAAATCCTCGCCTCCATCTGGCGGCGGTGGGCGGGGCGAGTCGTCATAGATATGGCCTGTTTCTGTAGCGGGTCGGTGGTCACGAACTCGGTCCAATGTATTGACTATTGACCGATACACCAAAGCTGAGACAGAATCTCAGAAAATCTCCTCGGGTCGGCATCCCGCCGTAGCCCC encodes the following:
- a CDS encoding TetR/AcrR family transcriptional regulator; the protein is MTTDPLQKQAISMTTRPAHRRQMEARIFDAAIRLFDERGYDDTAVEEICAEAQVGRATFFRYFETKSGLIRELDQRAAARILQQIEELTEPSFAELVRVVANTLHEIWAESSSGLRALGRESSSVPRPTRRVFAYTLEAVYDVVRAAQQRAELSSDLPPQLLAYVVIVQLTGAIGWWLDNTDTDLRALLDGIVGHFLDGYRSLEIRDGSLRASRMTLRKKPVT
- a CDS encoding response regulator is translated as MTSVLIVDDQPLQRLGFRMLLESTPDTQVVGEAAHGTEAVRRTAELRPDVVLMDVRMPGMDGIEATRRIVAAGGRSRVLVLTTFDLDEYAHAALRAGASGFLLKDAHPEELLAGIRAVACGDAVIAPRLTRRLLDAYADRLPGAADDQPAENDPRVRSLTEREREILVAIGRGWSNSEIAEHLVLSQSTVKTHVGRVLAKIGARDRIQAVILTYDLGLVRPAK